One Pseudomonadota bacterium DNA segment encodes these proteins:
- a CDS encoding NlpC/P60 family protein: MKRTVLTIAISLFLFVITSSMVFSSEITYKVKSGDSLYTISKKYHVSIDKLRSLNNLKTSRLKLGQLIFIKKDADDSHANNIQNEANIIESDAEFIEYKVKRGDTLNKIAMKFNVEKEDILESNNLKKKRLSPGKIILIPKVIEESEEEFITLKGTPLKPWKSNDEKHMLVKVAKSFMGAPYKYGGESVRGLDCSAYVKKIYDIFDVELPRSAREQFKAGTRISKEELAIGDLVFFKTKRHAKLPTHVGIYIGDGNFIHSASGHGKVGVKIDALSSDFYSRTYIGAVRVKKLPEEGSEISNNPEKTSNNS, translated from the coding sequence ATGAAAAGAACTGTACTTACTATCGCCATTTCTCTGTTTTTATTTGTCATAACATCCAGCATGGTCTTTTCCTCAGAGATTACCTACAAAGTAAAATCTGGCGACAGTTTGTATACCATATCAAAAAAATATCATGTCTCTATTGATAAGCTCAGGAGCTTGAACAACCTAAAGACATCCAGGTTAAAACTTGGGCAATTGATCTTCATCAAGAAAGATGCGGACGATTCACACGCAAATAATATACAAAATGAAGCTAATATTATTGAAAGTGATGCAGAATTTATAGAATATAAAGTGAAAAGGGGTGATACCCTCAACAAAATTGCAATGAAATTCAATGTTGAAAAAGAAGATATTCTGGAATCAAACAACTTAAAAAAGAAGAGGCTATCACCAGGGAAGATTATCCTCATACCAAAGGTTATAGAAGAAAGTGAAGAGGAGTTTATAACTCTTAAAGGCACACCCTTAAAACCATGGAAGAGTAATGATGAAAAACATATGTTAGTAAAGGTAGCGAAAAGCTTTATGGGTGCTCCATACAAGTATGGGGGGGAAAGCGTAAGGGGTCTTGACTGTTCTGCTTATGTTAAGAAGATTTACGATATATTTGACGTTGAACTTCCAAGAAGCGCAAGGGAACAATTCAAGGCAGGCACAAGGATATCAAAAGAAGAACTTGCCATCGGGGATCTGGTGTTCTTTAAAACGAAAAGACATGCAAAACTTCCAACCCATGTAGGTATTTATATCGGGGATGGCAACTTTATTCATTCAGCATCCGGACATGGAAAGGTAGGTGTGAAGATTGATGCCCTTTCATCGGATTTTTACTCCAGAACTTATATAGGGGCTGTCAGGGTGAAAAAGTTGCCAGAAGAAGGTTCTGAAATATCGAATAATCCGGAAAAAACTTCCAATAATTCTTAA